From a single Hypanus sabinus isolate sHypSab1 chromosome 7, sHypSab1.hap1, whole genome shotgun sequence genomic region:
- the chka gene encoding choline kinase alpha isoform X3, which yields MATQIERMGTEAMVLESVMFAILAERSLGPKLYGIFPQGRLEQFIASRKLETSELTIPSISTEIAKKMATFHRMTMPFNKEPKWLFCTMEKYLQQVMRINFTRESHVGTFHKLLGYNLPKELEKLRSLLQATPSPVVFCHNDCQEGNLLLLDNAENSDQKLMLIDFEYSSYNFRGFDFGNHFCEWMYDYNCDEYPFFKADIKKYPTKMQQLHFIRAYNAELQNDCEVINEKQITKMEEQMLEEVNRYALASHFFWGLWSIIQARISTIEFGYLEYAVARFETYFEQKRHLGV from the exons CCTTGGTCCCAAACTGTATGGAATCTTCCCTCAGGGTCGTTTGGAACAGTTCATTGCA AGTCGGAAATTGGAGACCAGTGAACTGACTATTCCAAGTATTTCAACAGAAATAGCAAAAAAGATGGCCACCTTCCATAGAATGACAATGCCATTTAACAAAGAACCAAAATGGTTGTTTTGCACTATGGAAAA GTATTTACAGCAAGTGATGCGAATTAACTTCACAAGAGAATCGCATGTTGGAACATTCCACAAACTTCTTGGTTACAACCTGCCTAAGGAACTCGAGAAATTAAG GTCTTTGCTTCAAGCAACTCCTTCACCAGTTGTCTTCTGTCACAATGACTGTCAAGAAG GAAATCTTCTGCTGTTGGATAATGCTGAGAACTCAGATCAGAAACTGATGCTGATTGACTTTGAATACAGTAGCTACAATTTCAG agGATTTGATTTTGGGAATCACTTCTGTGAATGGATGTATGACTACAACTGCGATGAATATCCGTTTTTTAAAGCTGACATCAAGAAATACCCCACCAAAATGCAGCAG CTTCATTTTATTCGAGCTTACAATGCAGAGCTGCAGAATGACTGTGAAGTCATAAATGAAAAACAGATTACAAAAATGGAGGAACAGATGCTGGAAGAAGTAAATAG ATACGCACTTGCATCACATTTCTTTTGGGGCCTATGGTCTATTATTCAAGCACGGATTTCAACAATTGAATTTGGATATTTG GAATATGCTGTTGCAAGATTTGAAACCTATTTTGAACAGAAGAGGCATCTTGGTGTTTGA